A portion of the Streptomyces platensis genome contains these proteins:
- a CDS encoding IPT/TIG domain-containing protein, whose product MPPPCASAPTRSSPPSSTTARWALPRPAGDTAGAVAVSVITAGGASKSWYYTYAGAPTVTALSPTFGAPSGGMAFTLTGTNLTRASVTFNGVPGTSIVVNGAGTSLTGTAPHRRAPAPSRSPRRAATRPSPAASPTPSSAPTSPTPAPAASPSSTRGLSRSRT is encoded by the coding sequence CTGCCACCGCCGTGCGCTTCGGCACCCACACGGTCGTCCCCACCGTCGTCAACGACCGCGAGATGGGCACTACCACGGCCCGCCGGAGACACAGCCGGCGCCGTCGCCGTCAGCGTCATCACAGCGGGCGGCGCCAGCAAGAGCTGGTACTACACCTACGCCGGCGCGCCCACTGTCACCGCTCTCTCGCCCACCTTCGGGGCCCCTTCCGGTGGCATGGCCTTCACGCTGACCGGGACGAACCTGACCAGGGCGAGCGTCACGTTCAACGGTGTGCCGGGCACCAGCATCGTGGTCAACGGCGCGGGGACTTCGCTGACCGGCACCGCACCGCACCGGCGGGCACCGGCACCGTCCAGGTCACCACGCCGGGCGGCAACGCGACCGTCCCCGGCGGCTTCACCTACACCCTCCAGCGCGCCTACGTCACCAACTCCGGCTCCGGCAGCGTCTCCGTCATCAACACGTGGCCTCAGCCGCTCACGGACCTGA
- a CDS encoding glycosyltransferase produces MKIAFLINNAFGIGGTIRSTMNLSHALAARHAVEVVSVHRVSDTPALALDKRVRLTSLIDMRENSPGCERRHELTRQPCTMFPDTGAAANSGRLPYSALHDERIGTWLRHTDADVVIATRPDLNGYLARDARSRYLRIGQEHLSLDAHSPTLRGHQADAIAGLDAFVTVSEADASQYRAALPGVSTRILCIPNSVPVPAVDPSTRRSKVIVAAGRLVSIKRYDRLIDAFAEVAADHPDWTLRIYGRGPDKPRLREQIDRLGLYEQVRLMGPVAPIETEWAKGAIAAVSSDMESFGMTIVEAMHCGVPVIATDCPHGPAEIIDHDTNGVLVPLQDSSDAYVDALRQLMTDDALRDRLGDAARERARAFAPASAARRYERLFGDLQTTDRPSLLTRLRSAVRAAAPAVHTRRQQRPAQAATEPHHITAPRASARARALSDDALLIRLVADTLPTGLLDFVARLRKDPKGREIRLPISEATAPDQTDPHIILPVGAELTEGRWDCYVAHRDSNTAARRTRLTAALTEQAALVGRHPIAGRNGVSACIPYTTSDGYLALRTWHRPAHAEVHRITIDGAHVSVTATLLSPNIKANLTAAAVVAASRTGPEHDFTTSVTQIADGSFEFTLDYRDMLNHRRAEHDLWDLRLRLNSPGHAPIPIGRIGGDIVDRKMTDKTPVTHLAHPKRGMTRLTPFFTVDNNLALSAKDIPESARDQRVVCSG; encoded by the coding sequence ATGAAAATCGCGTTCCTCATCAACAATGCGTTCGGCATCGGCGGGACCATCCGATCCACCATGAACCTGTCGCACGCCCTCGCCGCACGCCACGCAGTCGAGGTGGTGAGTGTGCACCGAGTGAGTGACACACCGGCTCTCGCCCTCGATAAACGGGTGCGACTGACCTCCCTGATCGACATGCGTGAAAACAGCCCCGGCTGTGAACGGCGCCACGAGCTGACCCGGCAGCCGTGCACGATGTTCCCCGACACGGGCGCCGCCGCGAACTCCGGGCGCCTGCCGTATTCGGCCCTACACGACGAACGCATCGGCACCTGGCTCCGTCACACCGACGCAGACGTGGTGATTGCCACCCGTCCCGACCTCAACGGCTACCTCGCCCGCGACGCGCGCAGCCGCTACCTGCGCATCGGACAGGAACACCTGAGCCTCGATGCCCACAGTCCGACCCTGCGTGGCCATCAGGCCGATGCCATCGCCGGCCTGGACGCCTTCGTGACCGTATCCGAAGCCGACGCATCCCAGTACCGCGCAGCCCTGCCCGGCGTATCGACGCGAATCCTCTGCATCCCCAACAGCGTGCCCGTGCCCGCGGTCGATCCCTCAACCCGTCGCTCGAAAGTCATCGTGGCCGCGGGCCGGCTGGTCAGCATCAAACGCTATGACCGATTGATCGACGCATTCGCCGAGGTAGCCGCAGACCACCCGGACTGGACCCTGCGCATTTATGGACGCGGCCCCGACAAACCCCGGCTGCGCGAGCAGATCGACCGGCTCGGACTCTACGAACAGGTGCGTCTCATGGGCCCTGTCGCACCGATCGAGACCGAATGGGCAAAGGGCGCCATCGCCGCGGTCTCCTCCGACATGGAGTCCTTCGGCATGACCATCGTCGAAGCCATGCACTGCGGCGTACCGGTCATCGCCACAGATTGCCCGCACGGACCGGCCGAGATCATCGATCACGACACCAACGGCGTCCTCGTGCCGCTGCAGGACAGCAGCGACGCGTACGTGGACGCGCTGAGGCAGCTCATGACGGACGACGCCTTACGCGACCGACTCGGCGATGCCGCCCGTGAACGTGCCCGCGCTTTCGCCCCCGCCTCAGCCGCCCGTCGCTACGAACGGCTCTTCGGTGACCTGCAGACCACTGATCGCCCGTCCCTTTTGACAAGGTTGCGCTCAGCGGTACGCGCAGCCGCGCCCGCGGTGCACACACGGCGGCAGCAACGACCGGCACAGGCCGCAACAGAGCCCCACCACATCACCGCCCCACGCGCATCGGCGCGCGCACGAGCCCTGTCCGACGATGCCCTCCTCATCCGCCTCGTCGCCGACACCCTCCCCACCGGCCTCCTCGACTTCGTCGCCCGGCTGCGCAAGGATCCCAAGGGCCGCGAGATACGCCTCCCCATATCCGAGGCCACCGCACCCGACCAGACTGACCCGCACATCATCCTGCCGGTCGGCGCCGAACTCACCGAAGGCCGCTGGGACTGCTACGTCGCCCACCGTGACAGCAACACCGCCGCGCGTCGTACCCGTCTCACCGCAGCGCTCACTGAACAAGCCGCCCTTGTAGGACGCCACCCCATCGCGGGCCGCAACGGAGTCAGCGCTTGCATCCCGTACACCACAAGCGATGGCTACCTCGCCCTGCGTACCTGGCACCGTCCCGCCCACGCAGAGGTGCACCGCATCACGATCGACGGCGCACACGTCTCGGTCACCGCGACACTGCTCAGTCCGAACATCAAGGCGAACCTGACTGCGGCAGCCGTGGTGGCCGCCTCCCGCACCGGGCCCGAACACGACTTCACCACCTCGGTCACTCAAATTGCCGACGGAAGCTTTGAGTTCACCCTCGACTACCGCGACATGCTCAACCACCGCAGAGCAGAGCACGACCTGTGGGACCTGCGGCTGCGCTTGAACTCCCCAGGCCACGCCCCCATCCCCATAGGCCGCATCGGAGGAGACATAGTTGATCGCAAGATGACAGACAAGACTCCGGTGACGCATCTTGCACACCCGAAGCGTGGCATGACCCGCCTCACGCCCTTCTTCACCGTCGACAACAACCTCGCGCTCAGCGCCAAGGACATACCGGAATCCGCTCGCGACCAGCGCGTCGTGTGTAGTGGCTGA
- a CDS encoding glycerophosphodiester phosphodiesterase family protein, translating to MALAAVLLTATGPSLFATSPEATASVAHASSAEEAAFGLDEGAGARRMSGGVAEEFVAQLGGGAELGVAGRTGTALRLNGTSSYAATAGPVVDTTKSFSVSAWVKLDNKDRNYTFLSQAGNRASGFQLYYSKAYDKWVFNRHTKDTDDTTIVRAVSNNAAHSGVWTHLAGSYDAAKQTLSLFVDGKLQQSVQFTTPWRADGGLQIGRLHFQGAWQENTRGLVDEVRTIQSVAAPADVAAIADGGLPTHLQELASFPLDEESGSARVSGGHGAGPVATLAGSGAQLGVVGKVGTALRLNGTSAYAATAGPVVDTTKSFSVSAWVKLDNKDRNYTFLSQAGNRASGFQLYYSKTYDKWAFNRRTKDTDDTTIVRAVSNNAAHSGVWTHLTGSYDAAKQTLSLFVDGKLQQSVPFTTPWRADGGLQIGRLLHQGTWHEYVVGTIDEIRIAQRSSAVSCARTYAIGHRGAPEIAPENTIASLEAAADHGADWVETDVQFTKDGQPVIMHDNTVDRMTNGTGRIDQLTAEEISRLRVKGGGHVPTLEEVLSSLKNRPARLLLEIKGPQTSAAVEHALKLVAEAGMNERTVVQSFDEDVVRHAAASGYRTKVALLRSKLDPDPVATARTFALSAYAVNFKGLSARPAVVEQLKAAGVEVFVWTVDSETDWQLAASWGVDGVITNRPELFLPWRQSHCPEATQ from the coding sequence ATGGCGTTGGCCGCCGTCCTGTTGACGGCCACTGGGCCCTCACTGTTCGCGACATCGCCCGAGGCAACAGCTTCCGTAGCTCATGCCTCCTCGGCCGAAGAGGCAGCGTTCGGCTTGGATGAGGGTGCTGGTGCGCGGCGGATGTCGGGTGGTGTGGCTGAGGAGTTCGTGGCGCAGTTGGGCGGCGGGGCCGAGCTGGGTGTTGCCGGCCGGACGGGTACCGCCCTGCGTCTGAACGGGACGTCGTCGTATGCGGCTACGGCCGGGCCGGTGGTGGACACCACGAAATCTTTCTCGGTATCGGCCTGGGTCAAGCTCGACAACAAGGACCGCAACTACACGTTCCTGTCGCAGGCCGGCAACCGGGCAAGCGGCTTCCAGCTCTACTACTCGAAGGCCTACGACAAGTGGGTGTTCAACCGGCACACCAAGGACACCGACGACACCACCATAGTCCGGGCCGTGAGCAACAATGCGGCTCACTCGGGCGTATGGACTCATCTAGCCGGTTCCTACGATGCGGCCAAGCAGACACTGTCGCTGTTCGTAGACGGCAAGTTGCAGCAGTCGGTTCAGTTCACTACTCCGTGGCGAGCCGACGGTGGTCTGCAGATCGGGCGACTGCACTTCCAAGGTGCCTGGCAGGAGAACACCCGCGGTCTTGTCGATGAGGTGCGGACCATTCAGTCCGTCGCCGCACCGGCCGATGTCGCCGCGATCGCCGACGGCGGACTGCCGACCCACCTGCAGGAGCTGGCCTCCTTCCCCCTGGACGAAGAGTCAGGCAGTGCACGGGTCAGCGGTGGTCATGGCGCAGGCCCCGTCGCCACCCTGGCCGGCAGCGGCGCTCAGCTGGGCGTCGTGGGCAAGGTCGGCACCGCCCTGCGTCTGAACGGAACATCCGCCTACGCCGCTACAGCCGGACCGGTGGTGGACACCACGAAATCATTCTCCGTATCGGCCTGGGTCAAGCTCGACAACAAAGACCGCAACTACACGTTCCTGTCGCAGGCCGGCAACCGGGCAAGCGGCTTCCAGCTCTACTACTCGAAGACCTACGACAAGTGGGCTTTCAACCGACGCACGAAGGACACCGACGACACGACCATAGTCCGGGCCGTGAGCAACAATGCGGCTCACTCGGGCGTATGGACCCATCTGACCGGTTCCTACGATGCGGCCAAGCAGACACTGTCGCTGTTCGTAGACGGCAAGTTGCAGCAGTCGGTCCCGTTCACCACACCGTGGCGAGCCGACGGCGGCCTGCAGATCGGCCGGCTGCTCCACCAAGGCACCTGGCATGAATACGTCGTCGGCACCATCGACGAGATCCGCATTGCGCAGCGGAGTTCAGCTGTTTCTTGCGCCCGCACCTATGCCATCGGCCACCGTGGCGCCCCGGAGATCGCCCCGGAAAACACGATTGCCTCACTGGAAGCAGCCGCCGATCACGGTGCGGACTGGGTCGAGACGGATGTGCAGTTCACCAAGGACGGTCAACCCGTCATCATGCACGACAACACCGTGGACAGGATGACCAACGGAACAGGACGTATCGACCAGCTCACCGCCGAGGAGATCTCCCGATTGAGGGTGAAGGGGGGCGGACACGTGCCCACCCTGGAAGAGGTCCTGTCCTCCCTGAAGAACCGGCCTGCCCGTCTACTCCTGGAGATCAAGGGGCCGCAGACGTCAGCAGCGGTGGAGCATGCCCTCAAGCTCGTGGCCGAAGCGGGGATGAACGAACGTACCGTGGTCCAGTCCTTCGATGAGGACGTCGTACGGCATGCAGCCGCCTCCGGCTACAGGACCAAGGTCGCACTACTCCGGTCCAAGCTCGATCCGGATCCCGTAGCCACGGCACGCACCTTCGCTCTCAGTGCGTACGCGGTGAACTTCAAGGGACTCTCTGCCCGTCCTGCTGTGGTGGAGCAGCTGAAGGCGGCCGGGGTCGAAGTGTTCGTCTGGACGGTCGACAGCGAGACCGATTGGCAGCTTGCGGCGTCATGGGGTGTTGACGGCGTCATCACCAATCGCCCGGAACTGTTCCTGCCATGGCGGCAATCCCACTGCCCCGAAGCAACGCAGTGA